DNA from Leptospira langatensis:
TAAGTAATATGTCCCGAATTCCTTTGGAAACAAATCGCTTTTTTTTAATTTACTTCCCGACTTGATCTTTAAGAAATATTCCGAAGCAAAGGGTAGTCTAGTCGCGATTTTCCATTGTTTTTCTCGAAAATCAGATGTCATCGCTTCTTGCCTTTGAAAATACCAAATCTCCAAGTTGTCTAATTTAATACAGTGAAAATAAAATTATACGGAGTAAGAGGATCTCTTCCTACTCCGCTTTCCGGTTCCGAATATAGAGAAAAACTAGAGAAGATCCTGGAGACCGCTCATCTTGAATTCAAAACCAAGAACGGATCCTTCTCAGTACAGCATTTTTTACAAAGCTTAGATCCGAGCCTGCTACGTCCTGTAGGAGGAAATACCACCTGCGTCTATGTAGAATCCCAAAAAGGGGAAAAGTTGATCATAGATTGCGGCTCTGGGATGAGAGAACTCGGTAACGATCTGCTTAAGGAAGGCATCGCAAAGGGTGGTAAGATCAAGGTCCTAGTGACCCATACTCATTGGGATCATATTCAAGGCTGGCCATTCTTCAAGCCAGGTTATATTCCCTCCGTCGAAATCGATTTCTATTCTACCATTGAGAACTTGAAAGAAAGATTTGATCGGCAACAAAATCCGGAGAATTTCCCGATCACCTTGGACGAGATGATGTCCAAGAAAACATTCACTCTGTTAAAAAGACAGAAAACGGTCCAGATAGGGGATTTCAAGGTGACTCCCTTCCTTCTGAAGCATCCAGGGAATTGTACAGGATACCATATAGAAGAGAACGGCAAAAGCTTTCTATTCTGCACGGACGTAGAAGTCCGTGATGAGGATCTCGATGAGTTCGCTCATCTAAGGGAGAACTTCGGTAAACCCGATATGCTGATCATAGATGCTCAATATAGCTCCGAAGAAGCGGACCGTAAGATCGGTTGGGGGCACACTTCGGGAAAGATGGCGGTAAGATGTGGAGAAGTATTAGGTGTGCATAAGTTGGTACTAACGCACCATGAACCCGATCATCCGGATGAAGAGATCATACGAATGTTCAATCAAGAGAAGGGATCCACAGACTTAGATGAGATCGTACTAGCCAGAGAGTCGGATACCTTCCTTCTATAATCCGATCGCTTTAGTTATCTTAGTACTCAAGAAGTAGTTTAATAAGACTTCTAGTTTCTTTTTAAAAGTTTTCTTAGAAAAAAAGAAATCTCCTTTTAAAATTTCTACTACGTTGTATTCTTTCTCGGCCATGCAAAGACTAGAGATCGGGATAGAACCCTCTTCCCAGAAAGAAGAACCCGGTCTTTTCGCGGATAAGAGATTCTACATAAGGTTCCGAAAAGACAATCGGGTTCGATTATTCGATAAAGGACAATGGAGCGAAGGAATACTATTGGATATATCGATGATGGGAGCTTCCATTCATTCGAATACCGAATGGGAGGTCGGCTCCAGTATAACGTTTATGTCTCCAATGTTTTCCTGCGAGATAGAAGGCGACATCATACGTAGATCAAGTTCGGATCACGGCTATAGATATGCTATAGTATT
Protein-coding regions in this window:
- a CDS encoding MBL fold metallo-hydrolase, with the translated sequence MKIKLYGVRGSLPTPLSGSEYREKLEKILETAHLEFKTKNGSFSVQHFLQSLDPSLLRPVGGNTTCVYVESQKGEKLIIDCGSGMRELGNDLLKEGIAKGGKIKVLVTHTHWDHIQGWPFFKPGYIPSVEIDFYSTIENLKERFDRQQNPENFPITLDEMMSKKTFTLLKRQKTVQIGDFKVTPFLLKHPGNCTGYHIEENGKSFLFCTDVEVRDEDLDEFAHLRENFGKPDMLIIDAQYSSEEADRKIGWGHTSGKMAVRCGEVLGVHKLVLTHHEPDHPDEEIIRMFNQEKGSTDLDEIVLARESDTFLL
- a CDS encoding PilZ domain-containing protein; the protein is MQRLEIGIEPSSQKEEPGLFADKRFYIRFRKDNRVRLFDKGQWSEGILLDISMMGASIHSNTEWEVGSSITFMSPMFSCEIEGDIIRRSSSDHGYRYAIVFHDLCDANTLEILNKIAYCS